A genomic region of Photobacterium swingsii contains the following coding sequences:
- a CDS encoding sensor histidine kinase: MAKATDSKHKVYPSLYRKLVLTFSILTLVLVTVFWAVIYKAEEQMEIISLHHWLDTEAKRYQRDYVFFGEETIPPNTAEFSSFWSERPHPTWLNAYQKPGYFKHFIEDDDKHFVVIKHPSGIGFYYIVFNDYADDYLDDYEDSLHFYTILLGGIATLLALSYGLYFVRLLAKPLSQIEEKIERLTPDTPGVTVTAKYKELRRIEESLLQSKLTTDAYFKREQEFHQFASHELRTPLMVMSGSIELLARLDVLPTVGQKAVARLQQASHDMELMTDTLLLLGVEQIEPHHYQSQSLSFVLEKQVHLLSALFSRHQAALTLTSNSQFTVNAPASFVTVVINNLIKNAHEHGSGTVNISLNNDTLKIQNAQIISTPEYSQSNSYGYGLVIIRRICERMGWPLDIKHNPDSFIVSVKFAKQTTQAPSRLV; encoded by the coding sequence ATGGCAAAGGCTACCGACTCAAAGCATAAGGTTTACCCAAGTTTATATCGAAAACTGGTACTGACTTTCAGCATATTAACCTTAGTACTTGTCACTGTTTTTTGGGCCGTTATTTATAAAGCGGAAGAGCAAATGGAGATCATTAGCCTGCACCATTGGCTCGATACAGAGGCTAAACGCTATCAGCGCGATTACGTCTTTTTTGGTGAGGAGACAATTCCACCTAATACGGCCGAATTTTCAAGTTTTTGGAGTGAAAGGCCGCACCCTACATGGCTCAATGCTTACCAAAAACCAGGGTACTTTAAACACTTTATCGAAGATGATGATAAGCACTTTGTCGTGATCAAGCATCCATCAGGCATAGGATTTTATTACATTGTCTTCAATGACTACGCCGATGATTACCTTGATGATTATGAAGATAGCCTTCATTTCTACACCATACTTCTGGGTGGTATCGCCACGTTATTAGCACTTAGCTACGGCTTATATTTTGTTCGATTACTTGCAAAGCCTTTGAGTCAAATAGAAGAGAAAATTGAGCGACTCACCCCAGACACCCCAGGTGTTACCGTAACCGCTAAATACAAAGAATTACGCCGCATTGAAGAAAGCCTACTACAGAGCAAACTCACCACAGATGCCTACTTTAAACGCGAACAAGAGTTCCATCAATTCGCATCGCACGAGTTGCGAACACCATTGATGGTTATGTCAGGATCTATCGAGTTACTTGCACGGCTTGATGTCCTTCCGACCGTTGGTCAAAAGGCTGTAGCTCGGCTTCAACAAGCCAGCCATGATATGGAATTAATGACAGACACCTTACTGTTATTGGGTGTTGAACAAATAGAGCCCCACCATTATCAATCTCAGTCTTTATCGTTCGTACTCGAGAAACAAGTTCACTTATTATCGGCGTTATTCAGTCGCCACCAAGCAGCACTCACATTAACATCAAATAGCCAATTCACGGTCAATGCGCCTGCCAGCTTTGTCACTGTCGTTATCAATAATCTGATCAAGAACGCACATGAACATGGCAGCGGTACAGTCAACATATCGCTCAATAATGACACACTCAAAATACAAAACGCGCAAATAATCAGTACACCAGAATACAGCCAATCAAATAGCTATGGATATGGGCTGGTTATTATTCGCCGTATTTGTGAGCGTATGGGGTGGCCGCTGGATATAAAACATAACCCAGACTCGTTTATCGTGAGTGTGAAATTTGCCAAGCAGACAACACAAGCACCAAGTAGGTTGGTATAA
- a CDS encoding DUF5666 domain-containing protein has product MKLKALTLLVSVALVGCGGSGSDSNDNIVKKSGNLDGQIQSLNPSTQSLSLHGEQLSAANAKISYQGKTLQFSNLDEGMRVQLTANNGETNDIKLNPTLVGKVIKIDGTKVTVDGVTFEYKLDDDIEVGDWVLVTGYTQADGSIKIVSVKEIAELDNDQHEFEGVVAELDDNNKRFKIGPVEVDYSGASIDKDDDLKLENGSWVEVYGTFDGSTFTAKKVELEDEQDYADQEVEGVLTWVNKGQTQIEINGRIRAEITAKTEFDDGKKSDLALGRWIEVDLQTQSDTLWAKEIEFGDDDKIKGKEFDLEGMASNVNSQLKQFEVAGETIYVDAKTEFDDGITFDNLDGQKVEVEGMIIDGRKMAKEIESND; this is encoded by the coding sequence ATGAAGTTAAAAGCACTCACATTATTGGTTTCTGTAGCACTTGTTGGTTGTGGCGGGAGTGGTAGTGACAGTAATGACAATATAGTGAAGAAATCCGGTAACTTAGATGGTCAAATTCAATCTTTAAACCCTTCAACGCAATCGTTGTCGTTACACGGCGAGCAGCTATCAGCAGCAAATGCAAAAATCTCTTATCAAGGTAAAACACTTCAATTCAGTAATCTTGATGAGGGAATGCGTGTTCAGTTGACCGCTAACAATGGTGAAACCAATGACATTAAGCTGAACCCTACACTTGTGGGGAAGGTGATAAAAATCGATGGTACGAAAGTGACGGTTGATGGTGTAACGTTTGAATATAAATTAGATGACGATATTGAGGTTGGGGATTGGGTACTGGTAACAGGTTACACCCAAGCCGATGGCTCAATAAAAATTGTATCTGTGAAAGAAATCGCAGAGTTGGATAACGACCAGCACGAATTTGAAGGTGTAGTCGCTGAACTTGATGATAATAACAAGAGGTTCAAAATTGGTCCTGTTGAGGTCGATTACAGCGGCGCATCTATTGATAAAGATGATGATCTGAAACTAGAAAATGGTAGCTGGGTTGAAGTATACGGCACTTTTGATGGCAGTACTTTTACGGCTAAGAAGGTCGAGCTGGAAGATGAGCAAGACTATGCAGATCAGGAAGTCGAGGGTGTACTTACTTGGGTTAATAAAGGCCAAACGCAAATTGAAATCAATGGGCGAATCCGCGCTGAAATCACCGCAAAAACTGAGTTTGATGATGGTAAAAAGTCAGACTTAGCACTGGGGCGTTGGATCGAAGTTGATTTGCAAACACAAAGTGACACGCTGTGGGCGAAAGAAATTGAGTTTGGTGATGATGATAAGATCAAAGGGAAAGAATTCGATCTTGAAGGTATGGCATCCAATGTTAATAGCCAGTTGAAACAATTTGAGGTGGCAGGTGAAACGATTTACGTGGATGCAAAGACTGAGTTCGATGATGGCATTACGTTCGACAACTTAGACGGCCAAAAAGTTGAAGTTGAAGGCAT
- a CDS encoding response regulator transcription factor produces the protein MKVLIVEDNPQIIETISDYLSLDGATVDCAYHGEGAISLLEHEQYDVIVMDIMMPKLNGIHTVEYLRQELRCDIPILFLTAKNNLSDKIAAFQAGGDDYLVKPFALEELHLRLQALANRGPRQDIGILKFADISIDPRTEQVTRANSHIKLSRIQFLILQVLMKKAPALISKQELITAVWGENAPSSDALRSHVYGLRNAIDKDFPYSRLETIHGKGYRLKA, from the coding sequence ATGAAAGTACTTATTGTCGAAGATAACCCGCAAATAATCGAAACTATTTCTGATTATTTATCGCTTGATGGAGCGACGGTAGATTGTGCTTATCATGGTGAAGGGGCAATTTCTTTGCTTGAACATGAACAATACGATGTGATCGTCATGGATATCATGATGCCTAAACTCAATGGCATCCATACAGTCGAGTATTTACGTCAAGAACTACGTTGCGACATCCCCATCCTGTTTTTAACCGCAAAAAACAACCTCAGTGACAAAATTGCCGCTTTTCAGGCTGGAGGAGATGATTACCTAGTAAAGCCTTTTGCGCTTGAAGAACTTCATCTTCGCTTACAAGCACTGGCTAATCGCGGTCCACGCCAAGACATTGGGATACTCAAATTTGCTGATATCAGTATTGACCCTCGTACTGAGCAAGTAACGCGTGCGAACTCACACATCAAGCTCAGTCGCATCCAGTTTCTTATCCTTCAAGTATTAATGAAGAAAGCACCTGCCCTTATCAGTAAACAAGAACTCATTACGGCTGTATGGGGAGAAAACGCCCCTTCCAGCGATGCACTCCGTAGCCATGTTTATGGGCTTCGCAACGCTATCGATAAAGACTTTCCTTATTCACGATTAGAGACCATACATGGCAAAGGCTACCGACTCAAAGCATAA